The following are from one region of the Rosistilla carotiformis genome:
- a CDS encoding M28 family peptidase: MHLPRYATGLLAASLLLTPATLSIADDPDAAKTKPADGKPAASADVASPHHAAAGDQEKLDPKEAAAKEAEWLTGTRQLTFSGRRSGEGYYSADGSQMVFQSEREPGNPFYQIYLLDLETGDLDRVSPGTGKTTCAWIHPDGKRVLFSSTQNDPAAKTKQDEEIAIRESGKQRRYSWDYDPQYELMAWNRETEEYTQLTDAEGYDAEASYSPDGKQIVFASNRVAYERELTPKEAKLFKLDPAAMMDLYIANADGSNVRRLTDTLGYDGGPFFSPDGKRICFRRFSENGATAEVMTIGIDGSDPQQLTNMKAMSWAPYYHPSGDYLIFTTNLHGFGNFELYLIDAAGKSEPVRVTYTDGFDGLPVFSPDGKQLSWSTNRTASGNTQIYTAAWNDARARKLLGLDASQTVDTQDAEELGRQAASQSHADFKPSDIMRHVDYLCRRELGGRLTGTPGEKAATAYVAAYLENLGVKPAGADGSFFQNFEFTAGVELGEGNSLTVGDESFKAGTDWQPLAFSKTGEFEPGNIVFAGYGIVAPGSEEHPVQDAYVHLDVEDKWVMVFRHLPADISAEKRQHWSAYSSLRFKAMVARDRGARGLIVVSGPTSKVREQLVPLRFDGSLSGTSLGVISVTDAMAAKIVKAAGEELAELQKELDSGEPAMGFDLGEAKLTAKIDVQKQQRVGRNVIGRLQVGDAPSDQAILIGAHIDHLGTGASGNSLARDDERNGVHVGADDNASGVAAMLEVAQYLTDLQRRGKLPAKRDILLAAWSGEELGLLGSDAFADKFYDLYPQVPAPEGHPPLSLYPAMSACLNMDMVGRLREKLVLQGIGSSPVWNGEIERRNAPVGLALTLQSDTYLPTDASTFYMRGVPILSAFTGSHSEYHTPRDTPDTLNYEGAAQTARLMGLIARSLATADDAPEYTKHTAPQQQVRAQMRAYLGTIPDYAAGDVKGVMLSGASENGPAAKAGVRGGDLIIELAGRKIENIYDYTYAIEALKIGEEVPITVRRGDKEVKLKVTPGSRD; this comes from the coding sequence ATGCACCTCCCTCGCTACGCGACCGGTCTGCTTGCGGCCAGCCTTTTGCTGACGCCAGCAACCCTGTCGATCGCCGACGATCCCGACGCCGCCAAAACCAAACCGGCCGACGGCAAACCGGCTGCATCGGCCGACGTCGCCTCGCCACATCACGCTGCGGCCGGAGACCAGGAAAAACTGGATCCCAAGGAAGCGGCCGCCAAAGAGGCGGAGTGGTTGACCGGCACGCGGCAACTGACCTTCAGCGGCCGCCGTTCGGGCGAGGGCTATTACAGCGCCGACGGCTCGCAAATGGTCTTCCAGAGCGAACGCGAACCGGGCAATCCCTTCTACCAAATCTATCTGCTAGACCTCGAGACCGGCGATCTCGATCGCGTCTCCCCCGGCACGGGCAAGACGACCTGCGCCTGGATCCATCCCGACGGGAAGCGAGTCCTGTTTTCATCGACTCAAAACGATCCCGCTGCCAAGACGAAACAAGACGAAGAGATCGCGATCCGCGAATCGGGGAAACAGCGACGCTACAGTTGGGATTACGATCCGCAATACGAGCTGATGGCGTGGAATCGCGAAACTGAAGAATACACACAATTGACCGACGCCGAGGGCTACGACGCCGAAGCCAGTTATTCGCCCGACGGAAAACAGATCGTCTTCGCCTCCAACCGCGTCGCCTACGAGAGGGAACTGACGCCGAAAGAGGCCAAGCTGTTTAAGTTGGATCCGGCTGCGATGATGGACCTCTACATCGCCAATGCCGACGGATCGAACGTGCGTCGCTTAACCGATACGTTGGGATACGACGGCGGCCCCTTCTTCTCGCCCGATGGCAAGCGGATCTGTTTCCGGCGGTTCTCCGAAAACGGAGCCACTGCCGAAGTCATGACGATCGGGATCGATGGATCCGACCCGCAACAGCTGACCAACATGAAAGCGATGAGCTGGGCGCCGTATTACCATCCCTCGGGGGACTACCTGATCTTCACGACCAACCTGCATGGGTTTGGAAATTTCGAGCTCTACCTGATCGATGCGGCTGGCAAATCCGAACCCGTTCGCGTCACCTACACCGACGGTTTTGACGGCCTGCCCGTCTTCTCCCCCGACGGCAAACAGCTCTCCTGGTCGACCAATCGGACCGCCAGCGGCAACACGCAGATCTACACCGCCGCCTGGAACGACGCGCGGGCGCGCAAGCTGTTGGGGCTCGACGCATCGCAGACCGTCGACACGCAAGATGCCGAGGAGCTCGGTCGCCAAGCCGCCAGCCAATCGCACGCCGACTTCAAGCCATCGGACATCATGCGGCATGTCGATTACCTGTGCCGCCGCGAACTGGGCGGCCGCTTGACCGGCACGCCGGGCGAAAAAGCGGCGACCGCTTACGTCGCTGCCTATCTGGAAAACCTGGGCGTCAAACCGGCGGGCGCCGACGGCAGCTTCTTCCAAAACTTTGAATTCACCGCCGGCGTCGAACTGGGCGAAGGCAATTCGCTGACCGTGGGAGACGAGTCGTTTAAAGCCGGAACCGATTGGCAACCGCTGGCGTTTTCGAAAACCGGTGAATTCGAACCGGGCAACATCGTCTTCGCCGGCTACGGCATCGTCGCTCCCGGCTCGGAGGAGCATCCCGTTCAGGACGCTTACGTCCACCTGGATGTCGAAGACAAATGGGTGATGGTCTTCCGCCATCTGCCCGCCGACATCTCCGCCGAAAAGCGACAGCACTGGTCGGCCTACAGCAGCCTGCGGTTCAAGGCGATGGTCGCTCGCGATCGCGGCGCCCGCGGCTTGATCGTCGTCAGCGGTCCGACCAGCAAGGTCCGCGAACAATTGGTGCCGTTGCGTTTCGATGGCTCGCTGTCGGGAACCAGCCTGGGCGTGATCAGCGTCACCGATGCGATGGCGGCGAAGATCGTCAAAGCTGCCGGCGAGGAGCTGGCGGAACTTCAAAAGGAACTCGATTCGGGCGAGCCCGCGATGGGATTCGATCTCGGCGAAGCGAAGTTGACAGCCAAGATCGACGTTCAGAAGCAACAGCGCGTCGGCCGCAACGTGATCGGTCGTTTGCAAGTTGGCGACGCCCCGAGCGACCAGGCGATCTTGATCGGTGCCCACATCGATCACCTGGGAACCGGCGCCTCGGGAAACAGCCTCGCTCGCGACGATGAACGCAACGGAGTTCATGTCGGTGCCGACGACAACGCCAGCGGTGTCGCGGCGATGTTGGAAGTCGCTCAATACCTGACCGACCTGCAACGTCGCGGCAAGCTGCCCGCCAAGCGAGACATCTTGTTGGCCGCGTGGTCGGGGGAAGAGTTGGGGTTGTTGGGTTCCGACGCCTTTGCCGACAAATTCTACGATCTCTATCCGCAAGTACCGGCCCCCGAAGGGCATCCGCCGCTGTCGTTGTATCCCGCGATGTCAGCCTGCCTAAACATGGACATGGTCGGGCGGCTGCGTGAGAAATTGGTCCTGCAAGGGATCGGTTCTTCGCCCGTGTGGAACGGCGAAATCGAGCGTCGCAACGCTCCGGTCGGTCTCGCGTTGACCTTGCAATCGGATACCTACCTGCCAACCGATGCGAGCACCTTCTATATGCGTGGCGTTCCGATCCTGTCGGCTTTCACCGGATCGCACAGCGAATACCACACGCCGCGCGATACGCCCGACACCTTGAATTACGAAGGGGCAGCGCAAACGGCGCGTCTGATGGGGCTGATCGCTCGTTCGCTGGCGACCGCCGACGACGCTCCCGAATACACCAAGCACACCGCACCGCAACAACAGGTCCGGGCGCAGATGCGTGCCTACCTGGGCACGATCCCCGATTACGCCGCCGGCGATGTCAAAGGGGTGATGTTGAGTGGCGCTTCGGAGAATGGACCGGCAGCCAAGGCGGGAGTCCGCGGTGGCGACCTGATCATCGAACTGGCCGGACGTAAAATCGAGAACATCTACGATTACACGTACGCCATCGAAGCGCTCAAGATTGGCGAAGAGGTGCCGATCACGGTGCGACGCGGCGACAAAGAGGTGAAGCTGAAAGTCACTCCCGGTTCGCGCGATTGA
- a CDS encoding DUF6690 family protein, with product MIQRPPILLLLAGGLVGGPYVATETEFGQSLQAKLTQVTASGSDAQSGWTSPSADGLDSHYSTEALWARGDKHPHRDLDWLSHPSQALAGGPFQDFRDILRFDATPAWVTAQFSRVTTVLADRQLEGLRVPVVTGAKPDDLAGTITYYFTPQHRLQRISFNGFTGDPTRLVSLMLAHYHLSPDHSLGTGGYSYGWNGSPSSLMKITPTPVIYSESPNSRFTVFLELNQPNGPYGLSHAASDILSVSRTGQSPQRTSY from the coding sequence ATGATTCAACGTCCTCCGATTTTGCTGTTGCTAGCAGGAGGCCTCGTCGGCGGGCCTTATGTCGCCACCGAAACCGAATTCGGCCAATCGCTGCAAGCCAAATTGACCCAGGTCACCGCCAGCGGAAGCGACGCTCAAAGCGGTTGGACCTCGCCATCGGCCGATGGTTTGGATTCGCACTACAGCACCGAAGCCCTCTGGGCGCGGGGCGACAAACACCCGCATCGCGATTTGGATTGGCTCAGCCACCCCAGCCAAGCGCTCGCCGGCGGCCCGTTCCAAGACTTCCGCGACATCTTGCGTTTTGATGCCACCCCCGCCTGGGTGACCGCCCAATTTTCGCGCGTCACGACCGTCCTGGCCGATCGCCAACTGGAAGGGCTCCGCGTCCCCGTCGTCACCGGGGCCAAACCGGACGACCTGGCTGGCACGATCACCTACTACTTCACCCCCCAGCATCGGCTGCAACGGATCAGCTTCAACGGTTTCACCGGCGATCCGACGCGGCTGGTTTCGCTGATGCTGGCCCACTACCACCTATCGCCCGACCATTCGCTGGGGACCGGCGGGTATTCGTATGGCTGGAACGGCAGCCCGTCGAGCCTGATGAAAATCACGCCCACCCCGGTGATCTATTCGGAGAGCCCCAATTCGCGGTTTACGGTTTTTCTGGAACTGAACCAGCCGAACGGGCCTTACGGGCTCAGCCACGCCGCGAGCGACATTCTCTCGGTATCGCGGACCGGCCAGTCGCCGCAACGAACTTCTTACTAG
- a CDS encoding TadE/TadG family type IV pilus assembly protein, giving the protein MNRKHSTRRPSIASQRARQGAVAVEFALTAGIAIAFFFASFEFCRVAMIRHTVDNAVYEAARSGIIPGATSNEVRAKATEILATIGITNANIKVNPVNITSNAPNLTVDITVPIEKNAFGASLFFKGKNVQRVLTMSRETAQ; this is encoded by the coding sequence ATGAATCGCAAACACTCCACTCGACGACCATCCATCGCTTCGCAACGCGCTCGGCAAGGAGCGGTGGCTGTCGAATTCGCGCTGACCGCGGGGATCGCGATCGCGTTCTTCTTCGCTTCGTTTGAATTCTGCCGCGTCGCGATGATCCGGCACACGGTCGACAACGCCGTCTACGAAGCCGCTCGTTCAGGGATCATTCCCGGGGCGACGAGCAACGAAGTTCGCGCCAAGGCAACCGAGATCCTGGCGACGATCGGAATCACCAACGCGAACATCAAGGTGAATCCGGTCAACATAACCAGCAACGCCCCTAACTTGACAGTCGACATCACCGTGCCGATCGAAAAGAACGCGTTTGGCGCGTCGCTGTTTTTCAAAGGCAAAAACGTCCAACGCGTGCTAACAATGTCGCGTGAAACGGCGCAGTAG
- a CDS encoding ABC transporter permease encodes MKKILGILGLLVFICVVTALMSDRFLTQFNIENLIRRSALFGIISVGAAFVIITGGIDLSIGSVVCMIGCLLPWMLVQQEFSVPLALLISLGISLAVGLSHGLLITKVRLQPFVVTLCGLLVYRGITRGIVQDQTQGFKSGYQSLRALAQGQMPLPGTDFGIPYPCLILAVVAVLAILFLNYTIYGRYMLALGRNETAARYSGINTDRMIILAYMICALLSGLGGMLFVLDVGSAQPVDFGNFYELYAIAAAVLGGCSLRGGEGTIIGVVIGAAVMQVLKNSITLIDAIPTNIEFAVIGIVILGGVIADEYVKRFAAARRARLQAELAQQAE; translated from the coding sequence ATGAAAAAAATACTTGGCATCTTGGGTCTGTTGGTCTTCATCTGCGTCGTCACGGCGCTGATGAGCGATCGCTTTTTGACGCAGTTTAACATCGAGAATTTGATCCGCCGCAGCGCGCTGTTTGGGATCATTTCGGTGGGGGCGGCGTTTGTGATCATCACCGGTGGGATCGATCTCTCGATCGGATCGGTCGTCTGCATGATCGGCTGTCTGTTGCCCTGGATGTTGGTCCAGCAAGAGTTCTCGGTGCCGCTGGCCTTACTGATCTCGTTGGGGATCTCGCTGGCGGTTGGACTCAGCCATGGCCTGCTGATCACCAAGGTCCGCTTGCAACCGTTTGTGGTCACGCTGTGCGGGCTGTTGGTCTATCGCGGGATCACGCGCGGGATCGTGCAAGATCAGACGCAGGGTTTCAAGAGCGGATACCAATCGCTGCGAGCTCTGGCTCAGGGGCAGATGCCGTTGCCCGGGACCGACTTTGGCATCCCTTATCCCTGTCTGATTCTGGCCGTTGTGGCGGTGCTGGCGATCCTGTTTTTGAACTACACGATCTACGGGCGTTACATGTTGGCGTTGGGCCGCAACGAAACCGCGGCTCGGTACAGCGGGATCAACACCGATCGGATGATCATCCTGGCCTACATGATCTGTGCGCTGTTGAGCGGGCTGGGCGGGATGCTGTTTGTGCTGGATGTCGGCAGTGCCCAGCCTGTTGACTTTGGCAACTTCTACGAACTCTACGCGATCGCCGCGGCGGTCTTGGGGGGCTGCAGCTTGCGTGGCGGCGAGGGGACGATCATCGGTGTTGTGATCGGAGCCGCGGTGATGCAGGTGCTGAAGAATTCGATCACGTTGATCGATGCGATCCCCACCAACATCGAATTTGCGGTGATTGGGATCGTGATTCTCGGCGGAGTGATCGCCGACGAATATGTCAAACGCTTCGCCGCCGCGCGGCGAGCACGCCTGCAAGCCGAACTGGCTCAACAGGCGGAGTGA
- a CDS encoding sugar ABC transporter ATP-binding protein, giving the protein MTSHSPAAVPLLEVRDVTKRFAGVAALSGVSLSAARGQVHAVIGENGAGKSTLMKILAGVQLPDSGQILLDGKPVRIDSVQRALELGIALIHQELNLSDNLDVGANLFLGREPRRFGLIDFGKIREASRQYLQMVGLDIDPGTIAGDLTIGMQQMVEIAKALSVDARLLIMDEPTSSLSQHETEALFRVIRRLREQGVTILYISHRLGEIIELADTVTVLRDGENAGHLSRDQISHDAMVQRMVGRDISKYYARAEHPRGDVMLEVKQLRTSTWPAHALDFKVHAGEIVGVAGLVGAGRTELMSTIFGTQRAVSGKVLVAGKPLRLRHCRDAIDAGIAMVPEDRKQQGLILEMGIRMNVGLPGLERHRHPGGFLNRQKERADSDRMIAEMKIKSSSDMLPTQFLSGGNQQKVVIGKWLSMHPKVLLLDEPTRGVDIGAKQEIYRLMEELAASGVAVLFVSSEMEEVLSMSDRTIVMHEGKISGELRREQLSEEAVMQLATGNPVAAAST; this is encoded by the coding sequence ATGACATCCCATTCCCCGGCGGCAGTGCCACTGTTAGAGGTTCGTGACGTAACAAAACGTTTTGCGGGAGTCGCTGCGCTCAGCGGCGTTTCGCTGTCGGCGGCGCGGGGGCAAGTGCATGCCGTGATCGGCGAAAACGGTGCCGGCAAGAGCACGCTGATGAAGATCTTGGCCGGCGTGCAGTTGCCCGATTCGGGGCAGATTCTGCTGGACGGCAAACCGGTTCGAATCGATTCGGTGCAGCGGGCGTTGGAGCTGGGGATCGCGCTGATCCATCAAGAGTTAAACCTCTCGGACAACCTAGACGTCGGGGCGAATCTGTTTTTGGGGCGCGAACCGCGGCGGTTCGGATTGATCGATTTCGGCAAGATCCGCGAAGCATCGCGGCAGTACTTGCAGATGGTCGGGCTGGATATCGATCCGGGGACGATCGCTGGCGATCTGACGATCGGGATGCAGCAGATGGTCGAGATCGCCAAGGCGTTGTCGGTCGATGCGCGGTTGTTGATCATGGACGAACCGACCAGCAGCCTTTCGCAGCACGAGACCGAAGCGTTGTTCCGCGTCATCCGGCGGCTGCGCGAACAGGGTGTGACGATCCTCTATATCTCGCATCGATTGGGCGAGATCATCGAACTCGCCGACACGGTCACCGTCCTCCGCGATGGAGAAAACGCGGGGCATTTGAGCCGCGATCAGATCAGCCACGACGCGATGGTCCAACGGATGGTAGGACGCGATATCTCGAAGTATTACGCGCGAGCGGAGCATCCGCGGGGCGACGTGATGCTGGAAGTGAAACAGCTGCGGACATCGACGTGGCCCGCTCACGCTTTGGATTTCAAGGTTCACGCTGGCGAGATCGTTGGCGTCGCGGGATTGGTGGGAGCCGGCCGAACCGAGTTGATGTCGACGATCTTCGGAACTCAGCGGGCTGTCTCGGGAAAGGTTTTGGTGGCGGGGAAGCCTCTGCGGTTGAGGCACTGCCGCGACGCGATCGATGCCGGAATCGCGATGGTTCCCGAGGATCGCAAGCAGCAGGGTTTGATCCTGGAGATGGGGATCCGGATGAATGTGGGGCTGCCCGGGTTGGAGCGGCATCGGCATCCGGGGGGCTTCTTGAATCGCCAAAAGGAACGGGCCGATTCGGATCGGATGATCGCGGAGATGAAGATCAAATCGAGTTCGGATATGCTGCCGACTCAGTTTCTGTCGGGCGGCAATCAGCAGAAGGTGGTGATCGGCAAGTGGTTGTCGATGCATCCCAAGGTGCTGTTGTTGGACGAACCGACGCGCGGCGTCGACATCGGTGCCAAGCAAGAGATCTATCGATTGATGGAAGAACTGGCGGCCAGCGGCGTGGCGGTGCTGTTTGTTTCCAGCGAAATGGAAGAAGTGTTAAGCATGAGCGATCGGACGATCGTGATGCACGAAGGCAAGATCAGCGGTGAATTGCGACGCGAGCAATTGTCCGAAGAAGCGGTGATGCAATTGGCGACCGGGAACCCCGTCGCCGCCGCGTCGACCTGA
- a CDS encoding YceH family protein, translated as MDVDQESDAPKWKPLGTTERRVLGVLIEKAKTTPDNYPITLASLTAGCNQKSNRAPQMQLNDDDVDLSLDRLRSVGVAVEVQGSGRVPKYRHTAYDWFDVKGPEIAVLTELLLRGEQTAGELRTRASRMEPFQDLAALQPVLQMLLDKNLIVALTPPGRGQLFTHNLYPDADLAHLRKKLTGDSSSPPPQPVAVASQPATPAPAAAAVAPANDELQSMRDEIARLSEEVAQLKQRLDILES; from the coding sequence ATGGACGTTGATCAAGAATCCGACGCCCCGAAATGGAAACCGCTTGGTACGACCGAACGCCGTGTGTTGGGCGTGTTGATCGAAAAGGCGAAGACGACCCCCGATAACTATCCGATCACACTCGCCTCGTTGACCGCCGGTTGTAATCAGAAGAGCAATCGCGCCCCGCAGATGCAGCTGAACGACGACGATGTCGATCTGTCGCTGGATCGTTTGCGAAGCGTTGGGGTTGCGGTCGAAGTCCAGGGGAGCGGCCGCGTCCCCAAGTATCGTCACACCGCTTACGATTGGTTCGATGTCAAAGGACCCGAGATCGCGGTCCTGACCGAATTGCTGCTCCGCGGCGAACAGACCGCCGGCGAATTGCGGACGCGGGCTTCACGGATGGAACCGTTTCAAGATCTTGCGGCGCTGCAACCGGTTCTGCAGATGTTGCTGGACAAAAACTTAATCGTCGCGCTCACGCCGCCAGGCCGCGGTCAGTTGTTTACGCACAACCTCTACCCCGACGCCGATCTGGCCCACCTGAGAAAGAAGCTCACCGGAGACAGCAGTTCGCCGCCGCCCCAGCCCGTTGCTGTCGCCTCGCAACCCGCGACGCCAGCTCCTGCTGCGGCTGCCGTCGCTCCGGCGAACGACGAATTGCAATCGATGCGTGACGAGATCGCTCGCCTGTCCGAAGAGGTCGCTCAGTTGAAGCAGCGACTCGATATCCTCGAGTCATAG
- a CDS encoding VWA domain-containing protein: MLAQTDSLVRRRQLPASHRRGAMMVFVAVLMIAFLATVVFSIDLAHMHLTRTQLRSATDAAAKAAAQELSATQSRDSARQQAKAIAAQNLVAGQPLVLQNADIKFGRSVADPQTGKFVFETSGTPINSIQVLGDRSRGSASGSVKLLFGGIFGVDDFQPEQEATATFLERDVVLVVDRSGSMAGQKATDLKNAISIFVNTLSGTPVDEVVGLASYSNTATADVALTTSLGQITTAMNSMRFSGTTSISAGMSAGGGILSGGRNTDFVERTMIVMTDGIHNSGRDPQIDAQILANQGVFIHTITFGAGADITRMKKIATTGRGKHFHAANGAQLIAIYREIALTLSTLITK; this comes from the coding sequence ATGTTAGCACAGACAGACAGCTTGGTTCGACGGCGGCAGCTACCCGCCTCCCATCGCCGCGGTGCGATGATGGTATTTGTGGCCGTCTTGATGATTGCATTTCTGGCGACCGTCGTGTTTTCGATCGATTTAGCCCACATGCACCTGACCCGCACCCAGCTGCGTTCGGCGACCGATGCCGCAGCCAAGGCCGCCGCCCAAGAACTCTCAGCAACTCAGAGCCGCGATAGTGCGCGGCAGCAAGCCAAAGCCATTGCGGCCCAAAACCTGGTCGCCGGTCAACCCTTGGTGCTGCAGAACGCAGACATCAAATTTGGTCGCTCCGTTGCCGATCCGCAAACGGGCAAATTCGTCTTCGAAACCTCCGGCACGCCGATCAATAGCATTCAGGTGCTTGGCGATCGCTCCCGCGGCTCCGCCTCGGGTAGCGTGAAGCTGCTGTTCGGGGGCATCTTTGGCGTCGACGACTTTCAACCCGAACAAGAAGCCACAGCAACCTTTCTGGAGCGCGACGTCGTCCTGGTGGTCGACCGCAGCGGTTCGATGGCTGGCCAGAAAGCAACCGACTTAAAAAACGCGATCAGCATCTTCGTCAACACACTCTCGGGAACACCGGTGGACGAAGTCGTGGGACTCGCCTCCTACTCCAACACCGCCACCGCAGACGTGGCGTTGACGACGTCGCTTGGACAGATCACCACCGCGATGAATTCGATGCGGTTCTCCGGAACGACAAGCATCTCGGCGGGGATGAGCGCCGGCGGCGGAATCCTCAGCGGAGGACGCAACACCGACTTTGTCGAACGCACGATGATCGTGATGACCGACGGTATCCACAACTCGGGACGCGACCCACAAATCGACGCGCAAATCCTTGCCAACCAAGGTGTCTTTATCCATACGATCACGTTTGGTGCCGGAGCGGACATCACGCGGATGAAAAAGATCGCAACAACCGGCCGGGGTAAGCATTTCCATGCAGCCAACGGTGCCCAATTAATCGCGATCTATCGTGAAATCGCCCTCACACTCAGCACCCTGATCACGAAATAG
- a CDS encoding TadE/TadG family type IV pilus assembly protein — MTQMTPVRRARAHARRGTAIVEFAVCLPLLALLVFGTIEAASRIFLKQTLSISAYEAARQAIRVGSTTESSKASGDAILAARKVKGSKVTFAPTDITNASRGELIKVSVSAPTKDNSQVLGKFIADKTITATVVMVKE; from the coding sequence ATGACCCAAATGACTCCCGTACGAAGAGCGCGTGCGCACGCCCGCCGCGGTACCGCCATTGTCGAATTTGCAGTCTGCCTGCCGCTGCTGGCGCTGCTGGTGTTTGGAACAATTGAAGCGGCCAGTCGGATCTTTCTGAAGCAGACGCTCAGCATTTCCGCCTATGAAGCGGCCCGTCAAGCCATCCGCGTGGGTTCGACCACCGAGAGTTCCAAAGCCAGTGGCGATGCGATCCTGGCCGCACGCAAAGTGAAAGGATCGAAGGTCACCTTCGCTCCGACAGACATCACCAACGCAAGCCGCGGCGAATTGATCAAGGTCTCGGTCTCCGCGCCGACCAAAGACAATAGTCAGGTACTTGGCAAGTTCATCGCCGACAAAACGATCACGGCAACCGTCGTGATGGTCAAAGAGTGA
- a CDS encoding GDSL-type esterase/lipase family protein — MNYQRICLVLALTISTCYSADSTADDASSIQTNDRIAVVGGTWVERLQQNGYFETALQSLAPNQNLTVRNLGWSGDNARAEARAVFGSPQDGYARLQRDLAAANPTVVVVGYGFAEAMNGLEAAERFPADLQRLLDDQAAAGVRVILLQPFHMPGVRTPDYDAAEKSVRQTIAQAAQERKLPLIDLAPWVSDADFDNGLHLTEQGYQQLGDRIARELLHQAAAPAIDYTTAKTKALRDKVIEKNQLFFHRYRPQNETYLFLFRKHEQGNNAVDIPRFDPLIEALDGEIHQVAAQ; from the coding sequence ATGAATTACCAACGCATCTGCCTCGTATTGGCCCTTACGATCAGCACCTGCTACAGCGCCGATTCGACTGCAGACGACGCTTCCAGCATTCAAACCAACGACCGGATCGCCGTGGTCGGCGGCACGTGGGTCGAACGCCTGCAACAAAACGGCTACTTTGAAACCGCCCTGCAAAGCCTGGCCCCCAATCAAAATCTGACAGTTCGCAACCTTGGCTGGTCGGGCGACAATGCCCGCGCCGAAGCGCGGGCCGTCTTCGGCAGCCCTCAAGACGGCTATGCCCGGCTGCAGCGGGATCTTGCCGCCGCCAATCCAACCGTCGTCGTGGTCGGCTACGGATTTGCCGAAGCGATGAATGGTTTAGAGGCTGCCGAACGTTTTCCCGCCGACCTGCAACGCCTTCTGGACGACCAAGCCGCCGCGGGCGTTCGAGTCATCCTGTTGCAACCCTTTCACATGCCCGGCGTACGGACTCCCGATTACGACGCGGCCGAGAAAAGCGTTCGCCAAACGATCGCCCAAGCCGCTCAAGAGCGCAAGCTTCCGCTGATCGATCTGGCCCCCTGGGTCTCCGACGCCGATTTCGACAACGGCCTGCACCTGACCGAACAGGGCTACCAACAGTTGGGCGATCGGATTGCCCGCGAATTGCTGCACCAGGCCGCAGCCCCCGCCATCGATTACACCACTGCCAAAACGAAAGCGCTCCGCGACAAAGTGATCGAAAAGAACCAGCTGTTCTTTCACCGCTATCGCCCGCAAAACGAGACCTATCTGTTCTTGTTCCGCAAACACGAACAAGGGAACAACGCCGTCGATATCCCTCGTTTCGATCCGCTGATCGAAGCCCTCGACGGCGAAATCCATCAAGTCGCCGCGCAATAG